The Arachis hypogaea cultivar Tifrunner chromosome 19, arahy.Tifrunner.gnm2.J5K5, whole genome shotgun sequence genome has a window encoding:
- the LOC140182360 gene encoding uncharacterized mitochondrial protein AtMg00820-like produces MKDEPDTLELNKSWCLVDCPAGVKPIGCKWVYRIKRKPNSSIDRYKACLVVKEFTQIEGVNFLQTFSSVIKPATVRLVLALTSMKHWPIHQLDVNNAFLYGDILKDVYMSLPLEWCQLA; encoded by the coding sequence ATGAAAGATGAACCGGATACTCTTGAGTTGAATAAAAGTTGGTGTCTTGTTGATTGTCCTGCAGGTGTCAAGCCGATTGGCTGTAAATGGGTTTATCGAATCAAACGTAAGCCAAATAGTTCCATTGATAGATATAAAGCGTGTCTTGTGGTTAAGGAATTCACTCAGATTGAAGGTGTTAATTTTTTGCAGACATTTTCTTCTGTTATCAAGCCTGCCACTGTCAGATTAGTCTTGGCTTTGACATCCATGAAGCACTGGCCCATACACCAACTAgatgtcaataatgctttcttGTATGGTGACATCTTGAAAGATGTTTATATGTCTCTTCCCCTAGAATGGTGTCAACTCGCCTAA